A single genomic interval of Juglans regia cultivar Chandler chromosome 1, Walnut 2.0, whole genome shotgun sequence harbors:
- the LOC108998533 gene encoding uncharacterized protein LOC108998533, whose protein sequence is MASNMSLKTHAVIIFTLALSLALFVQGTLGGITCENLEQDTCAFAVSSSGKRCVLEKHVKRNGEEAYTCRTSEIEADKMKELIETDQCIKACGLDRKTLGISSDSLLESRFTQKLCSPQCYESCPNVVDLYFNLAAGEGVFLPKLCETQTNPRRVMSEQIRSSGFVAPGPAMPAKFLVAPIAAPALAPR, encoded by the exons ATGGCCTCCAATATGAGCTTGAAGACCCACGCGGTCATCATATTCACCCTGGCTCTTTCACTTGCCCTCTTTGTGCAAGGCACTTTAG GCGGAATAACATGTGAGAATCTAGAGCAGGACACATGCGCGTTCGCAGTGTCGTCCTCCGGAAAGCGCTGCGTGCTCGAAAAGCATGTGAAAAGGAACGGAGAGGAAGCGTACACATGCCGTACATCAGAAATTGAGGCCGACAAAATGAAGGAATTGATCGAGACTGACCAATGCATCAAAGCATGTGGGCTCGATCGGAAAACACTGGGAATCTCATCTGACTCTCTCCTAGAGTCTCGCTTCACCCAAAAGCTTTGCTCACCCCAATGCTACGAGAGCTGCCCCAACGTTGTTGATCTATACTTCAATCTTGCTGCGGGTGAAG GTGTGTTTCTTCCCAAATTATGTGAAACACAAACAAATCCGCGGCGAGTGATGTCCGAGCAGATTCGCAGCTCTGGTTTTGTTGCACCAGGACCCGCAATGCCTGCAAAGTTCCTGGTTGCACCAATAGCTGCCCCAGCACTGGCACCAcgctag
- the LOC108998540 gene encoding uncharacterized protein LOC108998540 has product MASNISSTSMAILALALALFVQGTLGGIICEHLDQDTCAFAVSSSGKRCVLEKHVKRSGEEAYTCRTSEIEVDKLKEWIETDQCIKACGLDRKTLGISSDSLLESRFTEKLCSPQCYESCPNVADLYFNLAAGEGVFLPKLCEAQTNPRRGMSEIRSSGFVAPGPVEAAKFTVASIVAPALAPY; this is encoded by the exons ATGGCCTCTAACATTAGCTCGACTAGTATGGCCATCCTGGCTCTTGCACTTGCCCTCTTTGTGCAAGGCACTCTAG GAGGAATAATATGTGAGCATCTAGACCAGGACACATGTGCGTTCGCAGTGTCATCCTCCGGCAAGCGCTGCGTGCTTGAGAAGCACGTGAAAAGGAGCGGAGAGGAAGCATACACATGCCGTACATCAGAAATTGAGGTCGACAAACTGAAGGAATGGATCGAGACTGACCAATGCATCAAAGCATGTGGGCTCGATCGGAAAACACTGGGAATCTCATCAGACTCTCTCCTAGAGTCTCGTTTCACCGAAAAGCTTTGCTCACCTCAGTGCTACGAGAGCTGCCCCAACGTTGCTGATCTATACTTCAATCTTGCTGCTGGTGAAG GTGTGTTTCTTCCCAAATTATGTGAAGCACAAACAAATCCAAGGCGAGGGATGTCTGAGATTCGTAGCTCTGGTTTTGTTGCACCGGGACCCGTGGAGGCTGCGAAATTCACCGTTGCATCAATAGTTGCCCCAGCACTGGCACCATACTAG